One genomic region from Stutzerimonas decontaminans encodes:
- a CDS encoding ABC transporter permease, with product MNEQVRPVMLEQAAQMAKRPRQPLLSRRYALEIRQQLAWHWQAAIIGLALLLGLGISAAILIAAGVPAGELLNEFVILTVFDAQSLTAVLFQAAPMILVGLAGCMAFRAKFWNLGLEGQMIWGAIGATAISLFEIGPQALRLPLMLAAAIICGLLWALAPALLKLRLKVNEIISTLMLNYLAINFLLHLLYGSWKDPKSSFPYSPQFQPFERLPELFDGISAAVPLAVVVALLALWFLGISRAGLYLRFVDANPRVAGAVGVPVQKMIIGTVLISGAMAGIAGFLITAGQEGRLTQSFYQGYGFSGILIAFLARNNPVAALVVALLMAMLFVAGRSLQVFYQIPFSMVQLIQAILVICVASSDFFIRHRIRRVQGGES from the coding sequence ATGAATGAACAGGTACGCCCCGTGATGCTGGAGCAGGCCGCTCAGATGGCAAAGCGCCCGAGACAGCCGCTGTTGTCGCGGCGTTACGCACTGGAGATTCGCCAGCAACTGGCCTGGCATTGGCAGGCCGCGATCATCGGGCTCGCCCTGTTGCTGGGGCTGGGCATCTCCGCCGCAATCCTGATCGCCGCTGGGGTGCCGGCCGGCGAGCTGCTCAACGAGTTCGTCATCCTGACGGTGTTCGATGCGCAGAGCCTTACCGCGGTGCTGTTTCAGGCCGCGCCGATGATCCTCGTCGGCCTGGCCGGCTGCATGGCGTTTCGCGCCAAGTTCTGGAACCTGGGCCTCGAGGGCCAGATGATCTGGGGCGCCATCGGTGCCACGGCGATCTCGCTGTTTGAGATCGGCCCGCAGGCGCTACGTCTGCCCTTGATGCTGGCAGCAGCAATCATCTGCGGTCTGCTCTGGGCCCTGGCGCCGGCGTTGCTCAAGCTGCGGTTGAAGGTCAACGAGATCATCTCGACGCTGATGCTCAATTACCTGGCGATCAACTTCCTGCTGCATCTGCTCTATGGCAGCTGGAAGGACCCGAAGAGCTCGTTCCCGTATTCGCCGCAGTTCCAGCCGTTCGAGCGCCTGCCGGAGCTGTTCGACGGTATCAGCGCGGCAGTGCCGCTGGCGGTGGTCGTTGCACTGCTGGCGCTGTGGTTCCTCGGCATTTCCCGCGCCGGGCTCTACCTGCGCTTCGTCGATGCCAACCCGCGGGTGGCCGGCGCAGTAGGCGTGCCGGTACAGAAGATGATCATCGGCACGGTGCTGATTTCCGGCGCCATGGCCGGGATTGCCGGCTTTCTCATCACGGCGGGGCAGGAAGGGCGGCTGACCCAGTCGTTCTATCAGGGCTACGGATTTTCCGGAATTCTTATCGCCTTCCTTGCGCGCAACAACCCGGTGGCGGCACTGGTGGTGGCGCTGCTGATGGCGATGCTCTTCGTCGCCGGGCGCAGCCTGCAGGTGTTCTACCAGATCCCCTTTTCCATGGTGCAGCTGATCCAGGCGATCCTGGTGATCTGTGTTGCCTCCTCGGATTTCTTTATCCGCCACCGTATCCGCCGCGTTCAGGGAGGCGAGAGCTGA
- a CDS encoding ABC transporter permease, translating to MDMIANWLGNTPDFAVPFALAALGLILTERAGVLALGAEGLMLVGALAGIGAQLAFGSHGMSLLLAMGAAAVVSLLFALMVLVLRINQVIAGLALVFFCQGLTGLLGTLLDWTNKPVKGLGAVELWPLSELPLLGKVFVQNPLVFMTPLIFLAVVWFLTRTTTGLRMRAVGENPQAADAAGISVLGYRLAAILAGSALIGLAGGYISVLSTKLWIADMIGGRGWIAVALVIFARWSPWKALAGALLFGCIEALIPQLAAAGVRLPQYFVLMTPYAVTLAVMIWVASGKNVSGNQPGALGIPFIREERR from the coding sequence ATGGACATGATCGCCAATTGGCTCGGCAATACGCCGGACTTCGCCGTGCCCTTCGCCCTCGCGGCGCTGGGGCTGATTCTCACCGAGCGCGCCGGGGTGCTGGCCCTCGGCGCCGAAGGGCTGATGCTGGTCGGCGCGCTGGCTGGCATCGGCGCGCAGCTTGCGTTCGGCAGCCACGGCATGTCGCTGTTGCTGGCGATGGGCGCGGCGGCGGTGGTGTCGCTGCTGTTCGCGCTGATGGTGCTGGTGCTGCGCATCAACCAGGTAATCGCCGGCCTGGCGCTGGTGTTCTTTTGTCAGGGCCTGACCGGCTTGCTCGGCACCTTGCTGGACTGGACCAACAAGCCGGTCAAGGGGCTGGGCGCGGTCGAGCTATGGCCGCTGTCGGAGCTGCCGCTGCTGGGCAAGGTCTTCGTGCAGAACCCGCTGGTGTTCATGACGCCGCTGATCTTTCTCGCCGTGGTCTGGTTTCTTACTCGCACGACCACCGGCCTGCGGATGCGCGCGGTCGGGGAGAACCCGCAGGCCGCGGATGCGGCAGGGATTTCCGTGCTCGGTTATCGGCTCGCAGCAATTCTCGCCGGCTCCGCGCTGATCGGCCTGGCCGGCGGTTATATCTCGGTGCTCAGCACCAAGCTGTGGATCGCCGACATGATCGGCGGCCGTGGCTGGATCGCCGTAGCGCTGGTGATCTTCGCGCGCTGGTCGCCGTGGAAGGCCCTGGCCGGTGCGCTGCTATTCGGCTGCATCGAGGCGCTGATTCCACAACTTGCCGCCGCCGGCGTGCGCCTGCCGCAGTACTTCGTACTGATGACGCCCTACGCCGTGACCCTGGCGGTGATGATCTGGGTCGCAAGCGGCAAGAACGTCTCCGGCAACCAGCCGGGCGCACTGGGCATTCCCTTCATCCGTGAAGAGCGCCGCTGA
- a CDS encoding diguanylate cyclase domain-containing protein has product MAGAAAETTLELSAAERAWLAERDSVSVCVDPDWLPFEMLNARGEHEGIAADLLRLVAERAGLQLQVVPSRDWDASLAESKAGRCQLLSFLNQTPERDAWLIFTQPLFTDANVLIAREDHPHVVNLSALVGASVALPSGTSVEERIRHDFPQLRIIRTETDAQALALVNEGKADLTIRSLTMAAYTIRHEGWFNLKIAGQVSGFDNQFRIGVLNSEPLLRDILDKAIATVTPVELNQIANRHVPIRVEAGTDYRLVVQLVVVFSVVLLTSLFWIGRLRRVNEQLHIKSQTDALTGLANRAALDGRFAVALEQARRYHRPLSIVMLDIDHFKRINDEFGHQTGDRVLREIAGLLQSCLRGTDAVGRWGGEEFLVLCPETNGQQAEVFAERICERVRAFSFGSGQPQSVSAGVAELGPADTADSLLRRADAALYRAKRDGRDRVCRDASVEPG; this is encoded by the coding sequence ATGGCTGGTGCTGCCGCCGAGACGACACTCGAACTGAGCGCGGCAGAGCGTGCCTGGCTGGCCGAGCGGGATTCCGTCAGCGTGTGCGTCGATCCGGACTGGCTGCCGTTCGAGATGCTCAATGCGCGCGGTGAGCACGAAGGTATTGCCGCGGACCTGTTGCGTCTGGTCGCCGAGCGGGCGGGCCTGCAATTGCAGGTGGTGCCTAGCCGAGACTGGGATGCCTCATTGGCTGAGTCCAAGGCCGGGCGTTGCCAATTGCTGAGCTTTCTCAATCAGACGCCGGAGCGTGATGCCTGGCTGATCTTCACCCAGCCGTTGTTCACGGATGCCAACGTACTCATCGCGCGGGAGGATCATCCGCACGTGGTGAATCTGTCGGCGCTCGTCGGTGCAAGCGTGGCACTGCCTTCCGGCACGTCGGTGGAGGAGCGCATCCGTCATGATTTCCCGCAGCTGCGTATCATCCGCACCGAAACGGACGCCCAGGCGCTGGCACTGGTCAACGAAGGCAAGGCCGATCTGACCATCCGCTCGCTGACCATGGCGGCCTACACCATCCGCCACGAGGGTTGGTTCAATCTCAAAATCGCCGGACAGGTGAGCGGCTTCGACAACCAGTTCCGGATCGGTGTACTGAACAGCGAACCGCTGCTACGCGACATTCTCGACAAGGCCATCGCGACGGTCACGCCAGTGGAGCTCAACCAGATCGCCAACCGCCACGTACCGATTCGCGTAGAGGCTGGCACCGACTACCGGCTGGTCGTGCAGCTCGTTGTGGTCTTCTCGGTGGTGCTGTTGACCAGCCTGTTCTGGATAGGGCGTCTGCGCCGGGTGAACGAGCAACTGCATATCAAATCGCAGACCGACGCGCTGACGGGCCTGGCCAATCGGGCGGCACTCGATGGCCGTTTCGCCGTGGCGTTGGAGCAGGCGCGGCGGTATCACCGGCCACTGTCGATCGTGATGCTGGATATCGACCACTTCAAGCGCATCAACGACGAGTTCGGCCACCAGACGGGGGACCGTGTACTGCGCGAGATTGCCGGGCTGCTGCAGAGCTGCCTGCGCGGCACCGACGCCGTAGGGCGTTGGGGCGGCGAGGAGTTTCTGGTGCTGTGTCCGGAAACCAACGGGCAGCAGGCCGAGGTGTTCGCTGAACGTATCTGCGAGCGGGTGCGCGCATTTTCCTTCGGCTCTGGTCAGCCCCAGAGCGTCAGCGCCGGGGTGGCCGAACTTGGCCCGGCGGATACCGCAGACAGCCTGCTGCGACGTGCCGACGCGGCGCTGTATCGGGCCAAGCGTGACGGGCGCGACCGGGTCTGCCGGGACGCGTCGGTCGAGCCGGGCTGA
- a CDS encoding NYN domain-containing protein: MASKPSSSNKQKHLAVLIDADNAPAAIVEGLFEEIAKYGVASVKRIYGDWTKPNLGSWKKVLLDYSIQPIQQFAYTSGKNATDSSLIIDAMDLLYTRRFDGFCLVSSDSDFTRLAARIREEGLTVYGFGEQKTPSPFVSACDKFIYTEILRADAAKTTSEPPSSEKLAAGAAQVEESSKPSKTGDKGDTIKCQQVPVDFIAKVLDDLSEEDDWIQLGTLGQNISKLRPAFDPRLYGCKKLSDLIANQPKRFDLESRGSSATGGKDLYVRLRKPGKH, from the coding sequence ATGGCCAGCAAACCCAGTAGTTCGAACAAACAGAAGCACCTCGCGGTTCTGATCGACGCCGACAACGCGCCCGCCGCCATCGTCGAGGGGCTGTTCGAGGAGATCGCCAAGTACGGCGTCGCCAGCGTCAAGCGCATCTATGGCGATTGGACCAAGCCCAACCTCGGCAGCTGGAAGAAGGTGCTGCTCGACTATTCCATCCAGCCGATCCAGCAGTTCGCCTATACCTCGGGCAAGAACGCCACCGACAGCTCGCTGATCATCGATGCCATGGACCTGCTCTACACCCGACGCTTCGACGGCTTCTGCCTGGTTTCCAGCGACAGCGACTTCACCCGCCTGGCCGCGCGCATCCGCGAGGAAGGTCTGACGGTGTACGGCTTCGGTGAGCAGAAGACGCCCTCGCCGTTCGTCTCCGCCTGCGACAAGTTCATCTACACCGAGATTCTGCGCGCCGATGCGGCCAAGACCACGTCCGAGCCACCGTCATCCGAAAAGCTCGCCGCAGGCGCCGCGCAGGTGGAGGAAAGCAGCAAGCCCTCGAAGACAGGCGACAAGGGCGACACCATCAAATGCCAGCAGGTGCCGGTGGACTTCATCGCCAAGGTGCTCGACGACCTGTCCGAGGAGGACGACTGGATTCAGCTGGGCACCCTCGGGCAGAACATCAGCAAGCTGCGCCCCGCCTTCGATCCGCGCCTGTATGGCTGCAAGAAGCTCAGCGACCTGATCGCCAATCAACCCAAGCGCTTCGACCTGGAATCACGTGGCAGCAGCGCCACGGGCGGCAAGGACCTCTACGTGCGGCTGCGCAAGCCCGGCAAGCACTGA
- a CDS encoding DUF1294 domain-containing protein → MEQRGTLKSWNDQKGFGFIRPEAGGEDVFAHISAVHGERRPLVGDRVLFVAGRDPQGRLRAEHLRLDAPMTLDQPAIRQRPASQRKPAEQQARSPATGRARKPARQLVAGNIQRLPLKLVLFALLCLLPLMGSLLRLGAVLPLAIYAIASLLTFFLYWRDKHSALKDRWRTPETTLHFFELAGGWPGALVAQQVFRHKTRKLSYQLTFWLIVVLHQAFWIDLLFIGSGFTRERLDWLLRLL, encoded by the coding sequence ATGGAACAGCGAGGCACGCTGAAGAGCTGGAATGACCAGAAAGGCTTCGGCTTCATTCGCCCGGAGGCGGGCGGCGAGGACGTGTTCGCGCACATATCGGCCGTGCATGGCGAACGGCGGCCACTGGTGGGCGACCGGGTACTGTTCGTGGCCGGGCGCGACCCGCAGGGCCGCTTGCGCGCCGAGCATCTGCGGCTGGATGCACCAATGACGCTGGACCAGCCCGCGATTCGCCAACGCCCGGCTAGCCAGCGCAAGCCGGCCGAGCAACAGGCCCGCTCGCCCGCGACAGGGCGCGCCCGAAAGCCTGCGCGTCAGCTGGTCGCCGGGAACATTCAGCGGCTTCCGCTCAAGCTGGTGCTGTTCGCGCTGCTCTGTCTGCTGCCGCTGATGGGCAGCCTCTTGCGCCTCGGTGCGGTGTTGCCGTTGGCAATCTATGCCATCGCCAGCCTGCTGACCTTCTTTCTCTACTGGCGCGACAAGCACAGCGCGCTGAAGGATCGTTGGCGCACGCCGGAAACCACGCTGCACTTCTTCGAGCTGGCGGGCGGCTGGCCGGGCGCGCTGGTGGCGCAGCAGGTCTTTCGCCACAAAACCCGCAAACTGAGCTATCAGCTGACGTTCTGGCTGATCGTGGTCCTGCACCAGGCGTTCTGGATCGATCTGCTGTTCATCGGCAGCGGCTTTACCCGCGAGCGGCTGGATTGGTTGTTGCGACTGTTGTAA
- a CDS encoding zinc ribbon domain-containing protein YjdM, whose translation MSTLPPCPKCNSEYTYEDGQMLVCPECAAAASESDKVIKDSVGNTLQDGDTVTVIKDLKVKGSSLVVKVGTKVKNIRLCDGDHDIDCKIDGIGAMKLKSEFVRKV comes from the coding sequence GTGAGCACCTTGCCGCCCTGCCCAAAATGCAACTCCGAATACACCTACGAAGACGGCCAGATGCTGGTCTGCCCCGAGTGCGCTGCTGCCGCGAGCGAAAGCGACAAGGTGATCAAGGACTCGGTAGGTAACACGCTGCAGGATGGCGACACCGTCACGGTGATCAAGGACCTCAAGGTCAAGGGCTCGTCGCTGGTGGTCAAGGTCGGCACCAAGGTGAAGAACATCCGCCTGTGCGACGGCGACCACGACATCGACTGCAAGATCGACGGCATCGGCGCGATGAAGCTCAAGTCCGAGTTCGTCAGGAAAGTCTGA
- a CDS encoding acyl-CoA thioesterase, which translates to MLDGHAELTMTVLMTPDKANFSGNVHGGTLLKYLDEVAYACASRYAGQYVVTLSVDQVVFRQPVHVGELVTFLASVNYTGTTSMEIGIKVVTEDIRSKTVRHTNSCFFTMVALGEDGKPVPVPPLNPKTPEQQRRFAQAYQRREIRRELEHRYSELRAGNERLAAVK; encoded by the coding sequence ATGCTAGATGGACATGCAGAGCTGACCATGACCGTGCTGATGACGCCGGACAAAGCCAATTTCTCCGGCAACGTACATGGCGGCACGCTGCTCAAGTATCTCGACGAGGTCGCCTACGCCTGCGCCAGCCGCTACGCCGGGCAATACGTCGTCACCCTCTCAGTGGATCAGGTGGTATTCCGCCAGCCCGTGCATGTCGGTGAACTGGTCACCTTCCTCGCCTCGGTCAACTACACCGGCACCACTTCGATGGAGATCGGCATCAAGGTCGTGACCGAAGACATTCGTTCGAAGACCGTGCGTCACACCAACAGCTGCTTCTTCACCATGGTCGCCCTCGGCGAGGACGGCAAACCGGTGCCGGTGCCGCCGCTGAACCCGAAGACCCCCGAGCAGCAGCGTCGCTTCGCCCAGGCCTACCAGCGCCGCGAAATTCGCCGTGAGCTGGAGCACCGCTACAGCGAACTGCGTGCCGGCAACGAGCGCCTAGCCGCCGTGAAGTAA
- a CDS encoding c-type cytochrome: MRTLALALLACFVPLAHASEEAMERFNYLMADEQRREQASLAGQERAVFCSYCHGETGNSKRKHIPNLAGQNPLYLFHAFEKFASGERTDFVMSKLAQNLSMEERVNIAVYFSQQKVNPPEGAPNLALHKSGEKIFKTTCTGCHGAHAEGMETMPRLAGQPDEYIRKALTRFRENDPSRAGSVMIGVASHLSAADVEALAAYLSHLKLTPAEEMANINRLRKTTAAAQ, from the coding sequence ATGCGTACGCTTGCTCTAGCTCTGCTCGCCTGCTTCGTCCCGCTTGCCCATGCCAGCGAGGAGGCAATGGAGCGATTCAACTACCTGATGGCCGATGAACAGCGTCGCGAGCAGGCCAGCCTGGCGGGTCAGGAACGCGCAGTGTTCTGCTCGTACTGCCACGGCGAAACCGGCAACAGCAAGCGCAAGCACATCCCCAATCTCGCCGGGCAGAATCCGCTGTACCTGTTCCATGCCTTCGAGAAGTTCGCCAGCGGTGAGCGCACCGATTTCGTCATGTCCAAGCTGGCGCAGAACCTGAGCATGGAGGAGCGGGTGAACATCGCGGTGTACTTCAGCCAGCAGAAGGTCAATCCGCCGGAGGGCGCACCGAACCTGGCATTGCACAAAAGCGGCGAGAAGATCTTCAAGACCACCTGCACCGGCTGCCACGGCGCGCATGCCGAGGGGATGGAAACCATGCCGCGGCTGGCCGGCCAGCCCGATGAGTACATCCGCAAGGCGCTAACGCGCTTCCGCGAGAACGACCCCAGCCGTGCCGGCTCGGTGATGATCGGCGTTGCCAGTCACCTGTCGGCCGCGGACGTCGAGGCGCTGGCGGCCTATCTATCGCACCTCAAGCTGACCCCGGCCGAGGAAATGGCCAACATCAACCGCCTGCGCAAGACCACCGCCGCCGCTCAGTAA
- the codA gene encoding cytosine deaminase, whose protein sequence is MNILNARLRGRSGLYRIELDGARIASISAQQAPAEANEGDIDAASNLVVPPFIEPHIHLDATLTAGQPAWNMSGTLFEGIERWGERKALVTHEDTKARAKKTIDMLVDHGIQHVRTHVDVTDPTLSALKSMIEVREETRHLIDLQIVAFPQEGIESFKGGRELMTEAITMGADVVGGIPHFENTRDQGVSSIKFLMDLAERTGCLVDVHCDETDDPQSRFLEVLAEEARVREMGERVTASHTTAMGSYDNAYCSKLFRLLKMSKINFVSCPTESIHLQGRFDTYPKRRGLTRVAEIDRAGMNVCFGQDSIVDPWYPLGNGNILRILEAGLHICHMLGYEDLQRCLDLITDNSARTLNLGERYGLEVGRPANLLVLSAPDDYEMLRTQGHSLLSVRNGEVLMRRTPAQIQRY, encoded by the coding sequence ATGAACATCCTCAACGCCCGCCTGCGCGGCCGCAGCGGCCTGTACCGCATCGAACTAGACGGCGCACGCATCGCTTCCATCAGCGCGCAGCAGGCGCCGGCCGAAGCCAACGAGGGCGATATCGACGCCGCCAGCAATCTGGTGGTGCCGCCCTTCATCGAGCCGCACATTCACCTCGACGCCACCCTCACCGCCGGTCAGCCAGCCTGGAACATGAGCGGCACGCTGTTCGAAGGCATCGAGCGCTGGGGCGAGCGAAAGGCGCTGGTCACCCACGAGGACACCAAGGCGCGGGCGAAGAAGACCATCGACATGCTGGTCGACCACGGCATCCAGCATGTGCGAACCCACGTCGACGTCACCGACCCGACGCTGTCGGCGCTCAAATCGATGATCGAGGTGCGCGAGGAAACCCGCCACCTGATCGACCTGCAGATCGTCGCATTCCCACAGGAGGGCATCGAGTCGTTCAAGGGCGGTCGCGAGCTGATGACCGAGGCGATCACCATGGGCGCCGATGTGGTCGGCGGCATTCCGCACTTCGAAAACACCCGCGACCAGGGCGTCAGCTCGATCAAGTTCCTCATGGACCTGGCCGAGCGCACGGGCTGCCTGGTGGACGTGCACTGCGACGAAACCGACGACCCGCAGTCACGCTTTCTCGAAGTGCTCGCCGAGGAGGCGCGGGTGCGCGAGATGGGTGAGCGCGTCACCGCCAGCCACACCACGGCGATGGGCTCCTACGACAACGCCTACTGCTCCAAGCTGTTCCGCCTGCTCAAGATGTCGAAGATCAACTTCGTCTCCTGCCCGACCGAGAGCATCCACCTGCAGGGCCGCTTCGATACCTATCCCAAACGTCGCGGGCTGACCCGTGTGGCCGAGATCGACCGCGCCGGGATGAACGTCTGCTTCGGTCAGGATTCCATCGTCGACCCCTGGTATCCACTGGGCAACGGCAACATCCTGCGCATCCTCGAAGCCGGGCTGCACATCTGCCATATGCTCGGCTACGAGGACCTGCAGCGCTGCCTGGACCTGATCACCGACAACAGCGCACGCACCCTGAACCTGGGCGAGCGCTACGGACTGGAAGTGGGGCGTCCGGCGAATCTGCTGGTGCTGTCGGCGCCGGACGATTACGAGATGCTGCGCACCCAGGGCCATTCCCTGCTTTCGGTGCGCAATGGTGAAGTGCTGATGCGCCGCACGCCGGCGCAGATCCAGCGTTACTGA
- the codB gene encoding cytosine permease — protein sequence MKQPGDTDYPLSEVPAGARKGLWSTSILLFGFTFFTATMFAGGKIGLAFDFKTMLWAAVIGNLLLGLYAAALGLIACRSGLNSVLMGRFCFGEVGSRLSDFLLGFTQIGWYAWGTATIAIVLVRLLALPESWTMPLMVLFGFGFCLTAFVGYKGLDLLSRIAVPAMLILLIASLWTATRDIGGLDGLLAVQPGDSLTLGMAITMIFGTFVSGATQATNWTRFARSSKVAVWASLIGFFIGNGLMIVAGAYGAIVYQQPDIVEVLVLQGLSMAAVVMLFLNLWTTQDNTIYNFAAAGCNLLRTERRRLVTLGGAFVGTLLALGGMYELLIPFLILLGSIIPPIGGVIMADYFYRHRGHYPKLSEAHLPKYNSLGLAAYVLGAACAYFSPWVAPIVGILVAAAAYIVLYEGQRLALSRTVLTQTDAR from the coding sequence ATGAAACAGCCCGGCGATACCGACTATCCCCTGAGCGAAGTGCCTGCCGGCGCGCGCAAGGGGCTGTGGTCCACTTCCATCCTGCTGTTCGGCTTCACCTTCTTCACCGCCACCATGTTCGCCGGCGGCAAGATCGGCCTGGCCTTCGACTTCAAGACCATGCTCTGGGCCGCGGTGATCGGCAACCTGCTGCTCGGCCTCTATGCCGCCGCGCTCGGGCTAATCGCCTGCCGCAGCGGGCTGAACTCGGTGCTGATGGGGCGCTTCTGCTTCGGCGAGGTCGGTAGCCGACTGTCCGATTTCCTGCTCGGCTTCACCCAGATCGGCTGGTACGCCTGGGGCACGGCGACTATCGCCATCGTCCTGGTGCGCCTGCTGGCGTTGCCGGAAAGCTGGACGATGCCTTTGATGGTGCTGTTCGGTTTCGGCTTCTGCCTGACCGCCTTCGTCGGCTACAAGGGCCTCGACCTGCTCTCGCGTATCGCGGTGCCGGCGATGCTGATCCTGTTGATCGCCTCGCTGTGGACCGCCACCCGCGACATTGGCGGGCTGGACGGTCTGCTCGCGGTACAGCCGGGCGACAGCCTGACCCTCGGCATGGCGATCACCATGATCTTCGGCACCTTCGTCAGCGGCGCGACCCAGGCCACCAACTGGACGCGCTTCGCCCGCAGCAGCAAGGTCGCGGTGTGGGCCAGCCTGATCGGCTTCTTCATTGGCAACGGCCTGATGATCGTCGCCGGCGCCTACGGGGCCATCGTCTACCAGCAGCCGGACATCGTCGAAGTGCTGGTGCTGCAGGGCCTGTCGATGGCGGCAGTGGTGATGCTTTTCCTCAACCTCTGGACCACCCAGGACAACACCATCTACAACTTCGCCGCCGCCGGCTGCAACCTGCTGCGCACCGAGCGTCGCCGCCTGGTGACCCTCGGCGGTGCCTTCGTCGGCACGCTGCTGGCGCTCGGCGGCATGTACGAACTGCTGATCCCCTTCCTGATCCTGCTCGGTTCGATCATCCCGCCCATCGGCGGCGTGATCATGGCCGACTACTTCTACCGCCATCGCGGGCACTATCCGAAGCTATCCGAGGCGCATCTACCCAAATACAACAGCCTTGGCCTGGCGGCCTATGTGCTGGGCGCCGCCTGCGCGTATTTCTCGCCCTGGGTGGCGCCCATCGTCGGCATACTGGTGGCCGCCGCGGCCTATATTGTGCTGTATGAGGGCCAGCGCCTGGCCCTGTCGCGCACGGTGCTGACGCAAACCGACGCACGCTGA
- a CDS encoding catalase, giving the protein MSRMTFGSTPARFALGVISASLLALSANAAPLTRDNGAPVGNNQNSQTAGPNGPTLLQDVQLLQKLQRFGRERVPERVVHARGTGAHGEFTATEDISDLTLARVFEKGSSTPVFVRFSTVVHGLHSPETLRDPRGFATKFYTADGNWDLVGNNFPTFFIRDAVKFPDMVHSFKPDPRTNLDDDSRRFDFLSHHPEATRTLTLLYSNQGTPASYRMMDGNGVHAYKFVNEQGETHYVKFRWKSQQGLKNLDPKENEAMQGKDYSHLSRDLVTAIDNGDYPKWDLMIQVLKPEDLARFDFDPLDATKIWPDVPERKIGQMVLNRNPDNIFQETEQVAMAPANLVPGIEPSEDRLLQGRLFSYADTQMYRIGANGMSLPINRPKVPVNNGNQDGQLNAGHTTTSVNYQPSRRENREETPRAVLSKLELSGTTQQAPIQRQQNFKQAGDLYRSFSKKEQQDLINTLGGELANADDEAKHILLSFFYKADVNYGEGLSKVAKADLKRVKALAAELQD; this is encoded by the coding sequence ATGTCCCGTATGACCTTCGGCTCCACGCCAGCGCGGTTTGCGCTCGGTGTTATTTCCGCGAGCCTCCTTGCGCTGTCTGCCAATGCTGCCCCGCTGACCCGCGACAATGGCGCGCCGGTCGGCAACAACCAGAATTCCCAGACCGCCGGGCCCAACGGTCCGACCCTGCTGCAGGACGTGCAGCTGCTGCAGAAGCTGCAGCGTTTCGGTCGCGAGCGCGTGCCCGAGCGCGTCGTGCATGCCCGTGGTACCGGTGCCCATGGCGAGTTCACCGCCACCGAAGACATTTCCGACCTGACCCTGGCCAGGGTCTTCGAGAAGGGCAGCAGCACCCCGGTGTTCGTCCGCTTCTCCACCGTGGTACACGGTCTGCATTCGCCGGAAACCCTGCGCGACCCGCGCGGCTTCGCCACCAAGTTCTACACCGCCGATGGTAACTGGGACCTGGTCGGCAACAACTTCCCGACCTTCTTCATCCGCGACGCGGTCAAGTTCCCGGACATGGTCCACTCCTTCAAGCCGGACCCGCGCACCAACCTGGATGACGACAGCCGCCGCTTCGACTTCCTCTCGCACCACCCGGAAGCCACCCGCACCCTGACCCTGCTGTACTCCAACCAGGGCACTCCGGCCAGCTACCGGATGATGGATGGCAACGGTGTGCATGCCTACAAGTTCGTCAACGAGCAGGGTGAAACCCACTACGTGAAATTCCGCTGGAAGAGCCAGCAGGGCCTGAAGAACCTCGACCCGAAAGAGAACGAGGCGATGCAGGGCAAGGACTACAGCCACCTGAGCCGCGATCTGGTCACCGCCATCGACAACGGCGACTACCCCAAATGGGACCTCATGATCCAGGTGCTCAAGCCGGAGGATCTGGCCAGGTTCGACTTCGATCCGCTGGACGCCACCAAGATCTGGCCTGACGTGCCCGAGCGCAAGATCGGCCAGATGGTGCTGAACAGGAACCCGGACAACATCTTCCAGGAAACCGAGCAGGTCGCCATGGCGCCGGCCAACCTGGTGCCCGGTATCGAGCCGTCCGAGGACCGTCTGCTGCAGGGCCGTCTGTTCTCCTATGCCGACACCCAGATGTACCGCATCGGTGCCAACGGCATGAGCCTGCCGATCAACCGTCCGAAGGTGCCGGTCAACAACGGCAATCAGGACGGCCAGCTGAACGCCGGCCACACCACCACCAGCGTCAACTACCAGCCGAGCCGCCGTGAGAACCGCGAGGAAACCCCGCGCGCCGTACTCAGCAAACTGGAGCTGAGCGGCACCACCCAGCAGGCACCGATCCAGCGTCAGCAGAACTTCAAGCAGGCCGGCGATCTGTATCGCTCGTTCAGCAAGAAGGAGCAGCAAGACCTGATCAACACCCTGGGTGGCGAGCTGGCCAACGCTGACGACGAGGCCAAGCACATCCTGCTGTCGTTCTTCTACAAGGCCGACGTCAACTACGGCGAGGGCCTGAGCAAGGTCGCCAAGGCCGACCTCAAGCGGGTCAAGGCGCTGGCCGCCGAGCTGCAGGACTAA